DNA sequence from the Acipenser ruthenus chromosome 8, fAciRut3.2 maternal haplotype, whole genome shotgun sequence genome:
agataaaattattattattttttttttttctgtttcagacTTTACTGTCTTCCAAAAATGGTCAATATAGATTTGTCCTAGGTAAATTGCAAGAGGTAACTCTGTTGTGATTGGGCATTAGTAACGAACGTCCCAGTATAACACACTGTATCTGTGCACTGTGATACAGTTATTGGGTGTCAGTACGATAAACCTGACATTATGATcttaattgaaaaacaaaaattaatgacattttctttttttacacataaaCTAAAGCGTAATTAGTAAAAGATCtgcttaattaaaacaaaatataattttcaTTTAATGGAAAGGAACTCCTTTTTAAGCATCTGTAGTATAGGAAGcatcataaaaacaaaattaaaaaaatcccaGCCGTGTTTGTCACAATACTAACGCTTCTCAATTTTATAGCTGTTACTGGGACTCTTGATTCTCAATTCCATGGCTATGTGTTAAAGTATGACGATACTGGGGCTTCCAGATTTAGTATTTGTGATTTTTATCTGTATGCTTCTTTTCTCAGATGTAATAAAAGAACAAAACCGGGAATTAAGAGGAACTCAGAGACAAATAACCAGAGATCGAGCCGCATTAGAGAAACAAGAAAAGCAAATGGTAAGTGCAGCGGAAAATTGAGACCCAGCCTTGCACTGGATTCTTTATTCTAATCATGTAGCAGTGGTGGGAGATCTGCTCTGTCCTCGGTTAGTCAGCTAGTCTTCTACAGCACATTTGCACTGTACTTGGCTAGCTTGCTTCAGGTCTAGAAGACTGTACGTACACCTGTATCTTGAAAATTCCCCCAGCCCCCAGAACAGCATCTCTTCAGAATCAGACTAGTGCTTCCCAAGATGCAGCCTTTGGTAGCTGAATTATTAAACATATGTGTATACCAGATGTGTACAGTGTTTATGTGTACATGGACATTGACAAATAggtattgaataaataaaaagggtACTACTGTAAACATATTTGACGTGCACAATTAACAATGATTAACTTCTTATACAAAAGCCTAAATGTTACCCTAGGTAAGGTAGTCTAAGATTAGTGCTatttagggtctgtgaaaccagctgtaaaactttaaactctaaactattaCCACCCTCATTTGATGTAGACCAAAATTCACAAAGAGCTTTCACTGCTCCAAgcttgcatatacagtatatcggTAGGCTCTTTCTATACAAACTGACTTTGTAGAAAATTGATAAAAGACCCAACCTGATAGCTTTTCTACAGTACAATTTGTAAGCAGCTGAAGTCTGTTTTGTGCAGTGCAAAAAGAGAGAGGGTTAAAAAGCACTCCCCATATTCTCTGGTTGCTTTGAGGACAGATCCCACAGCAGCAGAGGGTCCCCTTTTTAAAAGTAAACATggtaatgtatgtatgtaattaCCTCTCTCAGGCATTTCGTTTTAGCTAATTAATCCTTCATCTGTCTAGTTCTAGCCAGTGTTGAGGGTTTATTGAAATCCAATTCTAAGGAACAGAAATGACCTATATTGGAACAGCATGAAATCTGTGGCATGTTTACTGCACACTTTGAAATGCGTTTCTCTACATATTGGGGGATGTGGTGTATTTGATGATTTTTCTTTGAGTATTTTAAGAGGTTTTCTTCAATGattttaatacagtgctcccctaTCACTGCATGATGTTATATTAGGTTAATTCAAAGtcaggccatgttgacagtactgtatttagatTTGCTGAGGTTTTGACCTGTTTAACATTGAATTAAACAGGGGGATGTATATTAGGGGTTGATGTAAGGAAACGTGCAACgtgaggaggcagtgtggtccagtggttaaagtccagggattgtaaccagaaggtcaccggttcaaatcccacccctgccactgactgactgtatcactgtgtgacactgagcaagtcagttaacctccttgtgctccatcctgcggctGAGATGTTAAACCAATggcctattgtaagtgactttgcatataatgcacagttaacagcctacctctgtaaagcactttataaagacgctatataaaatatatattatcattattattattattattattattattattattattattattatttgtgacttaaaaacacacatattgCAACCAAAGTTGGTGTTTTCTCACATGCAAACCGTGTTTACCGGCTATAAAATTGGACTTTAGCGGCACTAAAAATGTGCCGTTCTGCACCTTCTAtgaaattagcactttgccatcattaatctatttaaatcatattgaaatgtatccaaataaagaaaagagcatggaattgggcggggatctggaataataagcgggcgcaaacattctaatgagatgtaaggattttgccttgcacttaggcaattgctgaccctccaaaaactgtgcacctcctcttacaaggtgcagaCCATTGTAGaaatgagtaattaagagctgtataaaaccacacaccttcagagacgtgtcattggcctcaggatggctgctgtggtacacttcctgatgcagcgacgCTTGGCTCTTGAGGACAGCCAGGAAAACCTTTGAAGGAGAAGGGCACGATTGAGAAGatcctgcatattcaaacccaatggtcactttgtttgggatgctggaggatgtggcctctttggtagcataactggtgttggctgaggcttttacAAATAACTAAATTTCATACTGAGTGACCTCAGCcttaaggactctcagctcctcagaaaacttttcttttcttttctgtgtgccaaggggactttgctgcccttcctctgacatattttttgtttggtttgatttttgtgctccacaaatgtcatacagcgcctactgctctctactcctaactcacctcacctctgggctatAAGTGTGGCTGCTAAATAGCCCaatgcacaggcggcgctcattgcgaccctcattatcatgattgcagctcattatttgtgcgtgttgagtaatttgcattgctcttaagcttacatagccCGCAGTGCCTTTGGATTTTGCAGGCATGATTTTTTGCAGTGCACCtgtccttacatcagccccttaatgTATTCCTTGTATTTTTTCTTAACTTAACACTGAATGCCGATTATGGAAACAGACACTAAATAGTGCCACCCTTATACTTTATATTAATCCTGCAGGGGGTGATTCCTTTAACACTATGGGCTAGATTCTTAGAGCTGTTTACTCCACatcgtcattagcacatttttgtTAAGAAGAATGCACGAAATAAACATCCCAAAAAATAAGTAAACAACTCAGAAATTGAAGTTGGAGGCTTGTAAGGAGatttaagttgtttattattcCTTTAAGAAGGTTtactggtgttttttttcctttcagaaaaagagCGGTAATGACAACTTTTTGTAAATAGCTTTGTAATTCTGGTCCTTATTTTTGTTATCCAGTATAGTGCTAACAAAATATAATGCAGGAGCTCTTGTTGGAAACATACATTATAGTGATGGCAGGAACACATAGGCCACTGTTTCTTCAGATAATTATTGTTTGTTGAAAAGTTTAAGggacaaggaggctgtgtggtccagtggttaaagaaaagggcttgtaaccagtaggttcccggttcaaatcccacctcagccactgactcactgtgtgacactgagcaagtcacttaaccaccttgtgctccgtctttcaggtgagacgtaattgtaagtgactctgcagctgatgcatagttcacacaccctagtctctgtaagtcgccttggataaaggcgtctgctaaataaacaaataataataataacctttctTACAATCATATCATCTCTTTCGTGCACCACTGACATTAACCTTCAGTTGTAGTAAAATGTGTTTGTTCTGTGGagatggatttcttttttatttactgttctgCTTGGTATGCAGATATACAAGGTGTTCAAGTGGCACCTGCTTTAAGTGTTACATGATTAGCTCCTTTGTGGATAATTTGATTTCTCAGCTGTAAATTCAATGAGGCTTTCTAGTGGAATCTGTCCGGTTTCGGGGTTAATAAGGACATGTGGTAACACTTAGTCAGGTTTAATCGTGCTATGTGTGCTAAACATCTTTGATTCTACACTGTAGACAAATGCGGTTGTAatgacaatttatatatatatcaagttaTGGGCAGGAATCCAGTCCAAATAGCTAAATATACACCATCCTTGTGGCAGTAgagttacattatttttcagttcgGCCAGTCAATAACATTTTTGATTGGGTGAATGATGTTGACATTTCTTCAAGCTTTCAAGGTTGCAAGTCAATCAAGCCTAGAAATATTAAGTGCCTCCTAATCTTTCTTCTTCCAGACTGGGTGTTAAAGTACATTACCACCTACTAACCAGCATCTGCTCTATCTTTTGTCAGgaactggaaataaaaaaaatggccaaGACTGGAAACAAGGAGGCCTGTATAATTTTAGCCAAACAGCTAGTGCAGTTGCGGAAACAGAAGAACCGAACATATGCAGTTAGTTCAAAGGTCACCTCCATGTCCACACAGACCAAGGTCATGAGCTCCCAGATGAAGATGGCCGGTGCAATGTCAACCACTGCAAAGGTAAGATTTATTGTTACAGATTTGTTGGTATTACAATATTTAACTAAACACAGATCAAACAATCAAGAAGCGCTGTTGTCACTTATACGTGTCTTTAGGCAGAGCTTTAGGCATAAGCTGGCTGACCCCTTGTGCTACCACCGTATTGTTTGATCAAGTGGGATGTTTTAGGGAAAAAATTACTAAAAGgttaagtaataaaaaaaagaacactttaAAGTGCCTGGTCAAGTTGTTCTTTGTCTTATTGATGGCCTTTGAAGCAACGACAAAACAAGAAGCAAATCAGCCTGCCAAAATGGTTGCTTTAAGGCAAATTAACATCGGTTGAGAGTTTTCTGCAGCAGTTTGAAGGGAGTTAATCATTATTTTTTGATTTGTCGTTGTATGGGAAGCCATGCAGCCTAGCACAATAAAGCTGCATGCCttgtaatatactgtagttaTTAGGGATCTCGTTTGAATTAGCAGAGAGTTAAAGAGCAGCACCGTCTCCTCCACGTGAGTCACACATTGAAGAAATTCCAGTGTTATTTTTCTTAGCAGTAACACCACTTTAAACTTAAAAAACACAACAAGTAATTTGAATTATTTGAGAATATAGTAAAATAATATGTATTCAGATGTAATTTAATGTAAAGTATGCATACAGTTGGGTTAATTAAAATATCCATCCCTTGTCATTGGCTCTCATTACACTCTGGGTTATGATTATGGGTCCTACTTGTATATTCTACATAATACACAGGTTCTATTAATAGACTATTAAACCCCAGAGTTAGGTCACATTACTAAAATGTAGTACACAGTAAGAAATTGAGTGGTTGGAACAGTAATCCTTGCATATTGGTATCAAGTGACCTGCAGTTACCAGCCTATAGCAGTAGAGCTTTAATTATAATCGTGTCATAATTCTGACAAGAACTTACTCTTTGGCAAATCCAGCCACACGTTCAGTGTTTGAGTCATTGGGCGATCACTGTTACTACTGTGCTTTGACTCTACTACGTTCTCCCCTGATTTTCATTTTAACATTCatgtttctatttaaatattCAGACAATGCAGACAGTCAACAAAAAGATGGACCCACAGAAGACCCTACAAACCATGCAGAACTTCCAGAAGGAAAATATGAAGATGGAAATGACAGAAGAAATGCGTAAGACaactattattttgtttttcttaatctaGTAGGGTGCTTCAGACAATGAAAACAGTATTGCAGTTTAACTAATAAAAGGGAATGTTTGTATGATTTTAGTTTTACTCCCCCAATTCCTTAACTATCTGACTGAGATACTTGCTTTGTTCTCAAATGTAATGTCTTTGTTCACACATTCTTTTAACTTAATGTTTACCAACCACCAAATATGCCCTTCCTCTTACATTATACTCCTAGGAATACCTTAATTTTGTCCACAAAAACATATATTCCTAGTTGTATCTGAAATTGAACTATTATCCTACTACTCGCCTACGTTTACATCTCCCAAGGATAAATTATCATACCACAGAACTTGTAAATGCTTATTAAAATCACATCCAGATGATACTGTATTTTCTGATAATGTATGAAAAACAGAATTCTTCTGGCACTTGGGGTTCAGTACAAAGGAAGATGAACCCTCTAATCTCAGGGTTGACCATAAACTCAAAACTACTTACCCCAAATCTTCACTCAATGAAGCCACCAAACCAGAAAGAAATAACTTGTTTTAGACTTGTCTATTGGCTGTAGAGTAAAAAACTTTGGCCCTTAATCCAATagagacagaccgacagacaggTGCTCATTACAGCCATATACAGATATGAGAGGAAAACTCAGTCAATGGCATAATAAACCTGTTAGATGGTTAATCAGCTTTGTTTTGCATAGCCAGTTTCCTCTTGCAACACttgagttttattttaatataccaaTTGGCATGTTTGGTGCAGGTACAGTAGAGTCTATACTTTCCCATGGAAACATGATCCTGTTCTTCATGCAAATTAGCTCAGATTGGACTTTTCACACCTTGTATGGGAATTAGCTTGGAACTGAAACTGGCCCCATCACATGCCGTCTGCAAGAGAACATGTAAATACAGTCCTGAGGTGAAGGCTGAGAACAACCTTCCTCCTCTCTTTTATATGTCCATTTCTGTCACTCTCACTCTGTCACACACTAAATCAGTACACCATCTGGATTAGGTATGATAACACTGTGCTGTCAATTTCCAAGCTGTTGGAGGATTAAAAACTTGCACCTTCACAGGAGTCTATTTCGTGATTGCTCTCCAGACAAAATGGATGGGGCTTTCATATTTTGCATGACGCTTAGCCTAGGCCACTATTGAAAATGAGAATTTGCTCTCAACTGACTTCCCTGGGTTAATAAAGGACTGATTGAATGTAATATGCCATCAAGGCATACATTGTTATTGCCACTCCCACCATAGTATTTAGTAGGTCAAACAGTTATAACTGGGAGCAGTTTTGCCTTCTGGTTGGTGGTAGTCCAAAATGTAATAAACTGTACATGTGTCCCTTTTTTCAAGAACCCCTGATTAACAGAAAGCTACCTGGTGCACAACAAACCTTACATAACTACCCAGAGCAGTACTAATGGATTGTACAACTGGAATTAATATTATAGAATCAGGGAATTTACACTGAAACTAGAATAGAAAAGGAGCAGTGTTTGAGATTCAACCAGTGTGGACTGAAGGCATTGTCTGTCCACTGAATAGGAACATGATCAGAATAGCAACATGATTTAGCAATATGCCTCCCTGTAGATCAACAAAGACCCGaatgtgtttatatttaaaaaaacaaaataaaacaaaacaaaaaaaaacacccgttttatttcatattttggtTGATGCGGGCCTCAGACTCCTCTCGTCGGCACGTTGCCACAATCTTGACTTGCTTTTCTTCTCCCCATAGTTAATGACACACTAGATGAAATCTTTAATGAATCTGGAGATGAAGAAGAATCTCAGGACATTGTGAACCAGGTCCTGGATGAAATCGGCATTGAAGTTTCTGGAAAAGTAAGTGGACAAAATATAAATTTCAGTATCAGATTAATAAAATACTTACGTTTGTACAATGgtgtacagataaaaaaaaaaaaaaaagcttctattAACTTTTAATAAAAGCAATTTTTATTGTCATTGCTCCCTCCCAATTTTGTTCAACATTTATTTCCTTTGTGTAATAGCGATCTTGCTAATTCTGACAAAAATCCAGTATaatttttgttttccagtttaaCTAAGGTGTTACAGATGTTTCTATTGGTATAACTGGACATTTTTTTGACAATAATGATGTTTGTTATATTGTAggattttctaaatgttttgtgCAAGTACTGTATTGTTGTGgctttttcaaataaaattactGCTAATCCCATATTGCAAACAATTTTATTTGAAACACGCAAACTTTTCAAATCATCTGCAAGGAACAGATGATAATCCCATAAATGAAGTCAGGGATAAATTAGTTTGAGTTCTTACCATTAAATTTGCCAGTCAAGCTGATAATGACTTGAACGGAGCGCAGTCGCACAGAATATCTGGTCCATATTTAGAGCCTGGGGttcattttattcatttgtatGCATTTGATTGCTGCTAATAATTACCATGGTTTTCCCTACAGATGGTGAATGCCCCTTCAGCAAGCAAAAACTTGCCTTCAGCTTCCACCTCGAAAGCTGCCACAATTTCAGATGAAGAGATTGAGAGACAGCTGAAGGCTCTTGGAGTAGATTAATCTGCTTGTCTATTTTCTCCAAATGGATCTGCGAGCATTCTAAATGCAGCACTACTTGAACATGcaaatgcatttatatatttcttttatggATTGTATTTATTGGCTGCAAGGGGTTTGTAAAATGTTAGTAATTACCGAAGCAAGCAAAGTAAATTAATTCTTAACCTGTTGATTTAATACCACACTGTACTTCCTGTTGAAGGAATGTCTTGTGTACTCTAATCATATGCATTCAAAAATACAAGACCTGCTCGATCCGTGGATAGATCGCTGATTGTTTAGCAGAATACCGGTAATAAGATGCGCTGATAAAAACTGAATAATGCAAAACCTTAAAAAATGGACCATTATACACACAACTACGCCAATTGCTTGTAACACTGTTAATCTGTTCCTTGTGCAACTTGAGCAGAAAAAAAGTTCTGTTGccagaaaaatgttattttacaggAATTGCCTATcatgtttaactttttttctaGATTTGAATATAAATAATACTTTATATGCTGTATTATCTAACCCGGTTTTTAATTATTGATTTCAACATTATATGCATGTCCCTTAATACTTACCTTACCTAAATGTTGTCACAATAATGTCCAGAGCTAGGGTGAAACTTCAGATGGTGTGTAATATTAGAAAAAGCTTCTTGACATGGACATTGAAGTGAACTAACATGGACGCAGAAGGCTGTACAGTTTGGTGGTAATCTTTTATTTTGCCCCAGTGTCTTCTGTGTTTAGCGCATTACAGGATGTAAATATAATGCAGTTCAAGCCATGCTGGAGGCCTTTTCATATGGACAGATTGGAAAGAAAATTGATCTTGCAGGTACAGAGAAGTTCCAGTAATGTAATGACAAATTGTTGCTGTTGTAATCTCATTATTCCTTTAGGacagactctttttttttaaattatacaattcAATAAGTTTGATAAAGGTCCTAAGCTATTTACTTTCAGTTGAGTCAATTTTCATGCACCAAGCGAAGGATTAGAAAACTAAACCTGACCTTTGAATTTCCTGTTTGTTATGCATTCAGTATTTCGAGCATTTAAAGGTATGAAATATCATGTGTTTGTTGCGCTTTGGGCTCAGGTACACTACAGAAAACTAAACTGTGATCTTTTATTCATTAATCTAACACAATCATTTTTTGTAGAACTGTTATAAGTATGTGCCTTTTGGGATATAAGCCttattattcaattaatattaAAAAGTAATACGCAAacaaagtatatttaaataaaaaaacaaccaatttACAAAGTGAttcccccccactcccccccaaTGTAACAAGAAAAAGTTCCAATAATTGAAGGCTGGTTTAATCCCCTAGGAGTTACTTTTACTGAATCTCAACTCCCAGTTTAAgcaacaataacaacacaaatGTAAAATGGCCGAATAATATAGGTAAGCTTGCAGTAATGGTGCGGGGCACCTGTGCTATTTTATCCTTAAAGGAAGTGCTGTGTGTAGATGCAGCAGGGCAAAGGTTTGAAGACGTCTGTAAATATTTTGCATTATTTATACCCATTTTAAGAACACAGGTTTATCTACTTTAAACCTGCCTTACACATGCTGGCAGTTCCAAAAGACAGATTGGTTTTCTAATTGAGATCTTTGTACAGCTTCTCCCCATGGCTCAAGGTCTGTACTTACCAGGACAGTACCTGTGGAATTGACTTTTAATAGGGATGTGCTGATGCAGGTTATGAAGATGTCTACAATTTGAAGTGCTGTACCTCATGATGCCATTTGAGTTGCAGTTTGAATTCGTTCCATTAAGTCCTGCATACATCGACATCGGGATTCATTAACGGATGGATTTTAAAGTAGTTATtctgactgtttaaaaaaataaaaggtaaatCAATGTTTAGAACATTTGGACAGTCATATTTTGGGGAATAAGAAGTAGAATAATTGAGACTTTTTTATCTAATGGATATTTTCTAAAACCATTGCTTCTGATTAAAAGTATTGATTTTAGTGTTAACAAAAATCTGCAGCATTACCTTTTAAAGGAACGAACTACTTTGCATTTGCCAATAAGATTAGCCACTCTGTACAGTCAATTACACTGCTAATTAATTCCCTTACTTGTagatatacatttgtttttcactGTGTCTAATGGGTATAAAATAACAAGCAcaatttattaattgtattaagtttctttttgtttcatacaTGAGTGactgatttgttttctttacatgtttatttaaacgCAAACTTCAGGTGTAGAGATTTATATAGGTTGAAGGTTTTTCTTGTACTGTAAGTTACATTTTGTTATTTCTTGCCACATAATAAAACTCTTTTCCTGTgtgaatgtttttattaattttttaaaactgcttaaAGTTAGGAGGTACAGTATACATAGCAATGCTTTTACCAACAATTTAGTCTTTAGTCAAGTTTTATTCATGATAAAAACAGAAGTTACAGAGGACAAAACAAATGGCTGCATTATTTAGTTTAACTGTGAGCCCAAGCTTGACATCAAAACAAGTCAATATTGGCATGTGCTGTGTCGTCTGTATCACATTAAAGAGCCAGTATACTGTCTGTCTAAATTATAACAATACCTGCGAGATGTATTGGACCTCTGTTGTTTCCTATCGTCCCGGATAACGTTCAGTACTTTTTCGGCACAGCTCCAGGCAACTTTGATCTATCCGAAAGAAAGTGTTTTCTAAACTTTAGGATATGTTTAGAAAATAACCACTGGTCATGAAAATGCACCAGAGATAATACATCATTTAATAATCATTAATGAATGATCATTATTGTTTATAACAAACGTAATTCAAATGAGATTCAAAATTAGATTGTCGCTATTCATTTAGGAGTTTTCTGACCCAAGTGGTGTTCTCCACAATGGCAGTGTTTGAATGACAAGTTACTTCTATTGCGGTCAGCAGTCCTGCTCTCAATTACTTTTCAAAACAAGTCTGCATTAGAAGTACTCTGAGTTTATAAATTGTATTTCTGGCTTTTAAATCTAAAATGCATGAAGGTATTTCTCAGGCCACCGTACAAAATGTGGGTCTGTCCAACATGGAAAAGCAAGAGAACTCCAAAACACAGCATGAAACACTTCATAATTTAAAAAGGATGCACAGACAACATTATGAAACTGGCTGTTAATGGGGATGCATATTGCAGTGCATGCTTATATTTTAGTACACTACCCTATTTTATTATGAAGGTTATTTTAGTTCAGacacttgtttaaaataaatgtgcagtAATTATTGTGCACTTTTAATGAAAGTGGTACTTCATTTGTAGAAACTGCTGAATGTGtactatttctattttaaatatgCTACAGTATAGAAATAAAAATgactaaaagtatttttttccaaaacaatAATTGTCATGCAATACCCTTTGCATGTCTTGAGTAAGATTAATTATCTCAGCCAGATGCATTgggaaaatgtaaatgtttcacAGTTCTGCTGTTTTGTGACGGTAGGCAAAGGACagcaaaaatgttaaataaactgCAGGCTATATGCATTACTTTTTCCAGATGATGCAATTTCACAGTGTGATGAGACACATGTGAAggagtgtttttaaataaacagatgcaaacatacattttgcaatttaaacttgtATTTCTTTCATCTTACAGTTACAGGGTTAAACACAAAATGAAGAtgttaaataatttgattaatttaaaataaactgggATACCTTCTACGTAGAGTTTTTTCATTGTATAAAtgtaataaggaggctgtgtggtccagtggttaaagaaaagggcttgtaaccaggaagtccccggttcaaatcccacctcagccactgactcattgtgtgaccctgagcaagtcacttaacctccttgtactccgtctttcgggtgagacgtaattgtaagtgactgtgcagctgatgcatagttcacacaccctagtctctgtaagtcgccttggataaaggcgtctgctaaataaacaaacaaataacatcTCAAATTGGAATATTGTATTGGAAATAAACATTTCTTCTTAAGCAGTACGTGACAACCTACCCCATCAGTTCAAATGAAACATGTGAAGTGAACAAACAAGAAAAGGTGCACAGACAATCCCAGGCATAAATACAGTATGTTAGGGGAACACTGTTAAATAGAATCAGAGAGAATATAGCATCATAATAAAATCGTTATGTAGAGTGAGATGCAATCCTGTATTTCACAAACTAAAGGTTCTGGCTGGTGTCATAAATTGGAAGAAAGAAGCCCCCATGATTGAGTCTCTGCCTTGGGTCTGACTCTTGGGTATCCACATGTATAATAAACAGCTAggaaataaacacaaatgcagCACATTTATGTGAGATACAGAGTGAGAAATCACAACCGTGTGTCATTGTGTTGCCAGTGAAGACGGATAATACCACTCCTGTGATGCTAAAAGATGTTTTACAGCTTGACTGGGAAAGTGCACTGGAAAATATAataaagatatactgtatatgtatcttttttttttctaaacacatGCACATGATATGTTCTGTTATGTCTTCCACTGAGCTCCCCATTATAAATAAGTCAGCCTGTCTATAGATTTCAGGAGTCCTGCTTCAAATAACATGCCATCAAGTTCAATTTGATCCTCTGCCAATTGTAGCTGATTTGATTTTTACATCTTGTTCCTTGTTTATATGGTCAAGTAAACTGGATAAACTTTATAAGTCTTGccttataaaacaaaatatgttgtCAGCTGAAATCTGCATACTTCAGCGTAAGGAGGATGAATATTAGAGATACAAGAAGAAATTAATaatggctttattattatttatttatttatttatttatttatttattagcagacacccttatccagggcgacttacaattgttacaaagtatcacagtacaaggtattgcattataaaatatcacattacaagttatcacattctaaaatatcacattacagaataatATAGGTAAGAGCAGTCACACCCCTACACAACTCAAACACAGAAATGTTTAGCATGATTATCAGAATATTTGTGGGATGATTTTCCTCATCGCATGActtatacaaaaaacaacaagattAAGGCAGACATGTAAGGCATATCATAGTATTAAATAAATGCACAGT
Encoded proteins:
- the LOC117406571 gene encoding charged multivesicular body protein 2b → MASLFKRKTVDDVIKEQNRELRGTQRQITRDRAALEKQEKQMELEIKKMAKTGNKEACIILAKQLVQLRKQKNRTYAVSSKVTSMSTQTKVMSSQMKMAGAMSTTAKTMQTVNKKMDPQKTLQTMQNFQKENMKMEMTEEMLNDTLDEIFNESGDEEESQDIVNQVLDEIGIEVSGKMVNAPSASKNLPSASTSKAATISDEEIERQLKALGVD